A portion of the Melitaea cinxia chromosome 1, ilMelCinx1.1, whole genome shotgun sequence genome contains these proteins:
- the LOC123653449 gene encoding epidermal retinol dehydrogenase 2-like: protein MSVASASTYMLMLSLFPFQIIGSGRGVGRELAIQLALLGAKIICVDKNESNNNHTVSHIKRKGGLALAFNKDISKKENVDSLSKEVKKDVGFVSMMFYCCGIPSPRALITQPPQDIHDTLDLTLTSYLWLIENFLPQMKARNHGHIVALTSVAGLSHIKHQMPLSVAQFAVQGLAESLMEDVRISKTDGVYVTLVHIYPFIVEDNSDLRPKIPSYFGTISPVKAAESILESVLRNYPEASVPKRLLFLGKILRILPRKATMPIRDLLDTGVDFA from the exons ATGTCTGTTGCTTCAGCTAGTACCTATATGCTAATGTTATCTTTGTTTCCTTTTCAGATTATTGGCTCTGGACGAGGTGTCGGGCGGGAATTAGCAATACAGCTAGCACTTCTGGGTGCCAAAATAATTTGTGTAGATAAAAATGAGTCCAACAATAATCACACGGTGTCACATATAAAACGTAAAGGTGGTCTTGCACTGGCTTTCAATAAAGACATCTCAAAGAAAGAGAACGTTGATAGCTTATCTAAAGAAGTGAAAAAGGACGTTGGTTTTGTCAGTATGATGTTCTATTGCTGTGGAATTCCAAGTCCAAGAGCTTTAATTACGCAGCCACCGCAAGACATTCATGATACACTAGACCTCACTTTGACATCCTATTTATGG ctCATAGAAAATTTTCTACCCCAAATGAAAGCAAGAAATCATGGCCACATAGTAGCCCTGACGTCTGTAGCTGGACTGAGTCACATCAAACATCAAATGCCGCTCAGTGTGGCACAGTTTGCAGTACAAGGTCTAGCGGAGTCACTCATGGAGGATGTTAGGATAAGCAAAACAGATGGAGTATATGTCACTCTTGTACACATATATCCATTTATTGTTGAAGACAACTCCGATTTAAGACCGaa GATACCTAGCTATTTTGGCACGATATCACCTGTTAAAGCTGCAGAATCAATTCTCGAAAGTGTTCTCCGTAACTATCCAGAAGCATCGGTCCCaaaacgtttattatttttgggtAAAATTCTACGTATTTTACCAAGAAAAGCAACAATGCCTATTAGAGATCTTTTGGACACTGGTGTGGACTTTGCATGA
- the LOC123655155 gene encoding BLOC-1-related complex subunit 8 homolog: MAFVYQGDADLESKAKKAAERISENMHIVANEPSLALYRLQEHVRKALPPMVERRVEVTKLQHELQGRCYDVEYALSAVKSMDGAATSFKNIQEMLKQSIFLKQQLKYEEARRNKKDTNSVYKRLSAHIVLDLPDLSEFSMIRETTNRLENIMTQARGSNNELHRSHTTLH; this comes from the exons ATGGCTTTCGTCTATCAAGGTGATGCAGATTTGGAGTCAAAGGCGAAAAAAG CTGCTGAGCGTATATCAGAAAACATGCACATAGTAGCGAACGAGCCGTCTCTAGCATTATATAGACTACAGGAACATGTAAGAAAAGCTTTACCTCCTATGGTAGAAAGAAGAGTTGAAGTCACTAAATTACAGCATGAACTACAAGGCCGGTGTTATGATGTGGAATATGCATTGAG TGCAGTGAAGTCAATGGACGGCGCAGCAACGAGCTTCAAAAACATCCAGGAAATGTTAAaacagtcaatatttttaaaacaacaattaaaatatgAGGAGGCTAggagaaataaaaaagatacaaatTCTGTTTACAAGCGTCTCTCTGCTCACATTGTGTTAGACCTTCCAGACCTGTCTGAATTCTCTATGATACGTGAAACGACAAATCGGTTAGAAAATATCATGACACAAGCTAGAGGCTCAAATAATGAGCTGCACAGGTCACATACTACATTGCATTGA